A single region of the Hippoglossus hippoglossus isolate fHipHip1 chromosome 17, fHipHip1.pri, whole genome shotgun sequence genome encodes:
- the kctd1 gene encoding BTB/POZ domain-containing protein KCTD1 isoform X4 yields MYQDNRCSMSRPMITRSPVSPLSNQGIPTAAQLTKSNAPVHIDVGGHMYTSSLATLTKFPESRIGRLFDGTEPIVLDSLKQHYFIDRDGHMFRYILNFLRTSKLLIPEDFKDYSLLYEEARYFQLQPMLAELERWRQDQELRLVSRPCECLVVRVAPDLGERITLSGDKALIEDVFPEIGDVMCNSVNAGWNHDSTHVIRFPLNGYCHLNSVQVLERLQQRGFEIVGSCGGGVDSSQFSEYVLRRELRRTGQRGPNSNRIKQEQLD; encoded by the exons GATAATCGCTGCAGTATGTCCAGGCCCATGATCACACGGTCACCAGTGTCTCCCTTGAGTAACCAGGGCATCCCCACAGCTGCACAGCTCACCAAGTCCAATGCCCCTGTGCACATCGATGTGGGCGGACACATGTACACCAGCAGTCTGGCCACCTTAACCAAATTCCCAGAATCCCG AATTGGTCGCCTCTTTGATGGCACAGAGCCTATAGTCCTGGACAGCCTGAAGCAGCACTACTTCATTGACAGGGATGGACACATGTTCCGCTACATCCTCAACTTCCTCAGGACGTCCAAGCTCCTCATCCCAGAAGACTTCAAA GACTACAGTCTGCTGTACGAGGAGGCGCGGTACTTCCAGCTGCAGCCCATGCTCGCCGAGCTGGAGCGCTGGCGTCAGGACCAGGAGCTGAGACTGGTGTCGCGCCCCTGCGAGTGCTTGGTGGTTCGCGTTGCGCCCGACCTGGGCGAGAGGATCACGCTCAGCGGCGACAAGGCCCTGATCGAAGACGTGTTCCCGGAGATCGGTGACGTCATGTGCAACTCTGTCAATGCCGGCTGGAACCATGACTCCACGCACGTCATCCGCTTCCCACTCAATGGGTACTGCCACCTCAACTCTGTGCAG GTCCTCGAGCGTCTCCAGCAGCGTGGCTTCGAGATCGTCGGCTCCTGCGGCGGAGGCGTGGACTCGTCCCAATTCAGCGAGTACGTCCTGAGGAGGGAACTGAGGAGGACAGGTCAGCGAGGACCCAATTCAAACAGGATAAAGCAGGAGCAGCTGGACTAG
- the kctd1 gene encoding BTB/POZ domain-containing protein KCTD1 isoform X2, with the protein MDQTDIMDLTHQKARKRPRPISSADESVHASLKRLPIRSAAAEHRETALMFAVRGEPVPAASLKQNDRSVTPSPTSMMPAQDNRCSMSRPMITRSPVSPLSNQGIPTAAQLTKSNAPVHIDVGGHMYTSSLATLTKFPESRIGRLFDGTEPIVLDSLKQHYFIDRDGHMFRYILNFLRTSKLLIPEDFKDYSLLYEEARYFQLQPMLAELERWRQDQELRLVSRPCECLVVRVAPDLGERITLSGDKALIEDVFPEIGDVMCNSVNAGWNHDSTHVIRFPLNGYCHLNSVQVLERLQQRGFEIVGSCGGGVDSSQFSEYVLRRELRRTGQRGPNSNRIKQEQLD; encoded by the exons ATGGACCAAACGGATATCATGGACTTAACGCATCAGAAAGCGAGGAAGCGGCCGCGTCCAATCAGTTCTGCGGATGAGTCCGTGCACGCGTCCCTCAAACGGCTCCCGATCCGATCGGCGGCGGCTGAGCACAGGGAGACCGCACTGATGTTCGCCGTCCGAGGAGAGCCGGTGCCCGCCGCGTCTCTCAAGCAGAATGACCGCTCGGTGACTCCATCTCCGACCTCAATGATGCCGGCGCAG GATAATCGCTGCAGTATGTCCAGGCCCATGATCACACGGTCACCAGTGTCTCCCTTGAGTAACCAGGGCATCCCCACAGCTGCACAGCTCACCAAGTCCAATGCCCCTGTGCACATCGATGTGGGCGGACACATGTACACCAGCAGTCTGGCCACCTTAACCAAATTCCCAGAATCCCG AATTGGTCGCCTCTTTGATGGCACAGAGCCTATAGTCCTGGACAGCCTGAAGCAGCACTACTTCATTGACAGGGATGGACACATGTTCCGCTACATCCTCAACTTCCTCAGGACGTCCAAGCTCCTCATCCCAGAAGACTTCAAA GACTACAGTCTGCTGTACGAGGAGGCGCGGTACTTCCAGCTGCAGCCCATGCTCGCCGAGCTGGAGCGCTGGCGTCAGGACCAGGAGCTGAGACTGGTGTCGCGCCCCTGCGAGTGCTTGGTGGTTCGCGTTGCGCCCGACCTGGGCGAGAGGATCACGCTCAGCGGCGACAAGGCCCTGATCGAAGACGTGTTCCCGGAGATCGGTGACGTCATGTGCAACTCTGTCAATGCCGGCTGGAACCATGACTCCACGCACGTCATCCGCTTCCCACTCAATGGGTACTGCCACCTCAACTCTGTGCAG GTCCTCGAGCGTCTCCAGCAGCGTGGCTTCGAGATCGTCGGCTCCTGCGGCGGAGGCGTGGACTCGTCCCAATTCAGCGAGTACGTCCTGAGGAGGGAACTGAGGAGGACAGGTCAGCGAGGACCCAATTCAAACAGGATAAAGCAGGAGCAGCTGGACTAG
- the kctd1 gene encoding BTB/POZ domain-containing protein KCTD1 isoform X1 — translation MDQTDIMDLTHQKARKRPRPISSADESVHASLKRLPIRSAAAEHRETALMFAVRGEPVPAASLKQNDRSVTPSPTSMMPAQQDNRCSMSRPMITRSPVSPLSNQGIPTAAQLTKSNAPVHIDVGGHMYTSSLATLTKFPESRIGRLFDGTEPIVLDSLKQHYFIDRDGHMFRYILNFLRTSKLLIPEDFKDYSLLYEEARYFQLQPMLAELERWRQDQELRLVSRPCECLVVRVAPDLGERITLSGDKALIEDVFPEIGDVMCNSVNAGWNHDSTHVIRFPLNGYCHLNSVQVLERLQQRGFEIVGSCGGGVDSSQFSEYVLRRELRRTGQRGPNSNRIKQEQLD, via the exons ATGGACCAAACGGATATCATGGACTTAACGCATCAGAAAGCGAGGAAGCGGCCGCGTCCAATCAGTTCTGCGGATGAGTCCGTGCACGCGTCCCTCAAACGGCTCCCGATCCGATCGGCGGCGGCTGAGCACAGGGAGACCGCACTGATGTTCGCCGTCCGAGGAGAGCCGGTGCCCGCCGCGTCTCTCAAGCAGAATGACCGCTCGGTGACTCCATCTCCGACCTCAATGATGCCGGCGCAG CAGGATAATCGCTGCAGTATGTCCAGGCCCATGATCACACGGTCACCAGTGTCTCCCTTGAGTAACCAGGGCATCCCCACAGCTGCACAGCTCACCAAGTCCAATGCCCCTGTGCACATCGATGTGGGCGGACACATGTACACCAGCAGTCTGGCCACCTTAACCAAATTCCCAGAATCCCG AATTGGTCGCCTCTTTGATGGCACAGAGCCTATAGTCCTGGACAGCCTGAAGCAGCACTACTTCATTGACAGGGATGGACACATGTTCCGCTACATCCTCAACTTCCTCAGGACGTCCAAGCTCCTCATCCCAGAAGACTTCAAA GACTACAGTCTGCTGTACGAGGAGGCGCGGTACTTCCAGCTGCAGCCCATGCTCGCCGAGCTGGAGCGCTGGCGTCAGGACCAGGAGCTGAGACTGGTGTCGCGCCCCTGCGAGTGCTTGGTGGTTCGCGTTGCGCCCGACCTGGGCGAGAGGATCACGCTCAGCGGCGACAAGGCCCTGATCGAAGACGTGTTCCCGGAGATCGGTGACGTCATGTGCAACTCTGTCAATGCCGGCTGGAACCATGACTCCACGCACGTCATCCGCTTCCCACTCAATGGGTACTGCCACCTCAACTCTGTGCAG GTCCTCGAGCGTCTCCAGCAGCGTGGCTTCGAGATCGTCGGCTCCTGCGGCGGAGGCGTGGACTCGTCCCAATTCAGCGAGTACGTCCTGAGGAGGGAACTGAGGAGGACAGGTCAGCGAGGACCCAATTCAAACAGGATAAAGCAGGAGCAGCTGGACTAG
- the kctd1 gene encoding BTB/POZ domain-containing protein KCTD1 isoform X3 — translation MYQQDNRCSMSRPMITRSPVSPLSNQGIPTAAQLTKSNAPVHIDVGGHMYTSSLATLTKFPESRIGRLFDGTEPIVLDSLKQHYFIDRDGHMFRYILNFLRTSKLLIPEDFKDYSLLYEEARYFQLQPMLAELERWRQDQELRLVSRPCECLVVRVAPDLGERITLSGDKALIEDVFPEIGDVMCNSVNAGWNHDSTHVIRFPLNGYCHLNSVQVLERLQQRGFEIVGSCGGGVDSSQFSEYVLRRELRRTGQRGPNSNRIKQEQLD, via the exons CAGGATAATCGCTGCAGTATGTCCAGGCCCATGATCACACGGTCACCAGTGTCTCCCTTGAGTAACCAGGGCATCCCCACAGCTGCACAGCTCACCAAGTCCAATGCCCCTGTGCACATCGATGTGGGCGGACACATGTACACCAGCAGTCTGGCCACCTTAACCAAATTCCCAGAATCCCG AATTGGTCGCCTCTTTGATGGCACAGAGCCTATAGTCCTGGACAGCCTGAAGCAGCACTACTTCATTGACAGGGATGGACACATGTTCCGCTACATCCTCAACTTCCTCAGGACGTCCAAGCTCCTCATCCCAGAAGACTTCAAA GACTACAGTCTGCTGTACGAGGAGGCGCGGTACTTCCAGCTGCAGCCCATGCTCGCCGAGCTGGAGCGCTGGCGTCAGGACCAGGAGCTGAGACTGGTGTCGCGCCCCTGCGAGTGCTTGGTGGTTCGCGTTGCGCCCGACCTGGGCGAGAGGATCACGCTCAGCGGCGACAAGGCCCTGATCGAAGACGTGTTCCCGGAGATCGGTGACGTCATGTGCAACTCTGTCAATGCCGGCTGGAACCATGACTCCACGCACGTCATCCGCTTCCCACTCAATGGGTACTGCCACCTCAACTCTGTGCAG GTCCTCGAGCGTCTCCAGCAGCGTGGCTTCGAGATCGTCGGCTCCTGCGGCGGAGGCGTGGACTCGTCCCAATTCAGCGAGTACGTCCTGAGGAGGGAACTGAGGAGGACAGGTCAGCGAGGACCCAATTCAAACAGGATAAAGCAGGAGCAGCTGGACTAG